The genome window GCCACCTGTCGTGGTGATCCGGTCGCCGGTCTTCAGATCGGACAGCATCTGCGCCCACACCTTCTGCTTTTTCTGCTGCGGGCGAATCATCATCAGATAAACCACGCCAATCATCAGCACTGGCAAAAGGAGAGAGAAACCCGAACCGCCCGGGCCGAAATTAAATCCACCCGCCAACATCGCAAAACTCATCAACACAAAATCCCTTCATCTATCCGGCCGACTGGTTAATGTAACCGGCCTGGCCACAGGAGCGTCCGACCTAAAGGCCCGCTACCTTCGGTAAATTTTTGTCTCCGGGAATGGTCGCCGAGGGTTGTTTTGAACGCGAGTTCCCCGTTCCAGACAATCCCGGCACGTCGGTCACTGCCGATCTGCCAACCCGCAGCAGCAGCCCAACTGCTTTCTGCTTCCTGTTCGACACCGCTTTGCACTTAATGCTGCGCCTTCAGGCTGCCTACAGAAAATGCGCAACCTTCCAGCCATTACAGCATCGCAATCAGTCTAGCAAACCGGTAGGCTCTATAAGACAGGGGCGGAGCGCCCGCTGTCAAAATAGCCCTAATTCCGGGTCAGATTTTGTGCCCGGAGGATTAACTTCCGTCCGCGCCTTGATACATCCCTTATGAATAACTCAATTTTGGCCGGGCGCAGTGCATGAAAAGCCAGGTAATTTTCCCATTTCCAAGGGAAAAGAAGATGCTCTTCCGGCGCAATGTGGCGAATTCTGGAGGCCGCATTCTGTTTCCCTGGTCAACCGCGAGAGATGGAATGCCCTGTTTCTGTTGCAGTTTTCATCGCAGATAGGTTTTCATTGCACTGAGCTGCCTGCGGATTTCAACAGCTTTTATTGTCTTTTGTGCAGATTAAGGCTTGGAGGGCGTCTCGGGAGTCTCGTCTCCATCCTCAACGAGCACTGCCGATCCGCCAACCACATCGAAGCTTACCGCGTCTCGACCGGCGGGGTGAAAGGTTACTTTCAGCGGGTCTCGCTGCCACTCCGGCAGGCCGCAAACGGGCCAGGGGTGATTTGCGGCATCGTATTCGGAGAGTTTTTTTGCGAGTACCGGCTTGCGGATTGAAACCTGGGCGACGATGGCATACAGGCTCTTGCCTGTTGCTGTAATGCCACAGTAAGCCGCGTAGTCGCGAAACCAGGCCATCTGGCTTGCGCCGGGGTCGTAGTCCGGCAGCTTCAGGGCTGTCACATGGCCTGTTACCCGGTCGACGAGCAGCCAGGGGCCACGTTGCCAGACCCAATGCGCGCCTGCCGGTTTGTCTCCGGTGGCGGAGGCAGATGCGGAGGTGGCGGCAGGCTTGGCGTCGCCGGGCAGGTTGTCGTTAATGCGCAGCGCGCGGCGGACGACAAAGCTACGGTCGGTTACATCGTGCGCATCGCCGGTGGTCCATTCACTGATACGACCGTCGATCAGCAACGCGCGCGTTCTTAGAGAACTTTCGTCCGGGCCAGCGCCAGCTGGGTCGCCGGTCTTCGAATACGGCACCTGCTTCACCGAGCTGAGCACCACGGTATGGGGCTTTTTCGGCGGCGCTGCGGCATCCATGTCCGAAGACAAAAACAGGCACGCCGCGAGGAATACCGGCAGCAGTTTCAAAAACAGTTTTGGGAGCATATGTGCACCGATATTACGCGCATTCTGCTCCCAAATAATCGGACTTTTTCTTCGCCTATTGGCGAGCTGATTTTTAGCTCTGCCCTGTCAGGCCTGTGCGGTTTCCACGGCCCGCGCTACACGAAAGGCTGTTCCCTCGCCGAAGTGAGTCGCCAGCACCTGCATGCCTACGGGCAATCCGCTGGAGGTTGCGCCGCAGGGTACGGTTACACCGCAGATTCCTGCGAGGCTTGCCGTGACTGTGTAGATATCCGCCAGGTACATGGCCAGCGGATCGTCGGTCTTTTCACCCAGCTTGAATGCGGCTGTCGGAGCGGTGGGCGTGACAATCGCGTCCACGCCTGCAAATGCGGTCAGGAACTCTTCCGCCAGCAGGCGGCGGACCTGCTGCGCCTTCTTGTAGTACGCGTCGTAATATCCGGCGCTCAACGCGTAAGTGCCGAGCAGAATGCGCCGCTTCACTTCGGGTCCAAAAGCCTCTTCGCGTGACAGCTTGTACATCGATGCGAGGTTGGTGGCCCTGGGCGAGCGATAGCCGTAGCGCACACCGTCAAAGCGAGCCAGGTTGGCGCTGGCTTCGGCGGTGGCTACCAGGTAATAGGTCGGGATTGCATAGCTCGTATGCTTGAGGCTGATCGGTTTGATCTCGCAGCCAGCCGCTCGCAGGGCGTCGATACCAGTCTCGACGGCGGCGCGAACTTCCGGGTCCAGACCTTCGCCGAAATACTCCTGGGGGATGCCGATCTTCAGGCCCTTTACGTCCTTGTCCGACTCCGCCACATAATCGCCGACCGGCAGCCGGGAGCTGGTGGCGTCACTCGCATCATGCCCGGCGATCACGCCGAGAATCTCCGCGGCGTCGCGCACATTGCCCGCGAACGGGCCGACGCGATCCAGCGACGATGCAAACGCGATGAGTCCGTAGCGCGAGACGCGTCCGTAGGTGGGCAGGACGCCGACGACGCCGCAAAAGCTGGCTGGCTGGCGGATCGAGCCGCCGGTGTCTGTGCCCAGGGTGGCGACGGCGAGGTTCGCAGCGACGGCAGCAGCAGATCCGCCGCTCGATCCACCGGGAACGCGGTCGGTATCTACGGGATTGCGCACCGGGCCATAGGCCGAGTTCTCGTTGGACGAGCCCATTGCAAACTCATCGCAGTTGATTTTGCCCAGCAAAACTGCGCCTGCGGCCTGCAACCTGGCTACGGAAGTGGCATCGTAGGGTGGTTCATAGCCCTTGAGGATCGCGGAACCTGCGGTTGCCGGAGCGCCCCTGGTGACCAGCACGTCCTTGATGCCGAGAGGGATGCCTGCCAGAGGCGGCAACGGATCGCCCTTTGCCGCGAGCGCATCGACGCGCTCCGCTTGCTGTAGCGCTCGCTCTTTGGTGAGCGAAAGGTACACGTTCAACAGAGGATTATGCGCCTCAATACGCGCGTAATAATGCTCCGCCAGCGCGGTCGCTTTTGTCGTGCCTGAGGCAATGCCTGCGCGTAGCGCGGCGATCGTTGCAGGCTTCTCAACCAATGGTTCTGTGCTTGTCGTCTCAGTCATTTGGATGTCTCTTGATCCCTGATTTGATCGCGGATTGGTTCCCGGATTTGAATCCGGATTCGTGGTTCTTAATCTCTATCGCTCGATTACCTTGGGCGTTTTGAAGAATGTCCCATCGGTGTCCGGAGCCTGGCTCATCACCGCTGTCCGGTCGAGAGAGGGCCGCAGCGCGTCTGTCCGCAGTTCCGCACCGTGCCCGGCGTCTTGAATGGAATCGAGCAAGTCGCTTACCTGGGCCATTGGTTCAATGCCCTTGGTGTCCAGCTCGCTCAGTTGCGCAACGTATCCCAGGATCGCGTTGAGATCGCGTTGCATGCGCGGCTTTTCGTCCGCTTCCAGGTCCAGATTGGCCAGTTCGGCTACCCGTTCTACTTCTTCGATCGAAACATCTGCGCTCATCGGCACTCACCGTTGTGAAAGTCTTTTTCAAGAGTAAGTATAGAAGGTGTGCCGGCAGCAGCTGATGGCGGTGGAGTCTGGGCGGGAGATTCTTAATCTTAATCCAGGTGTGATCTGCTATCTTGATCGCGTTCTGTAATGATAAAGGCAAGCGCACACCAGTTCCTCTCGAATCAATTCCATGGAGTTTCCAATGCGCCATCTTTCCTCTCTGACACTCCTGTTTGCGGCGAGTTTTTCGACTGCGGTTTTTTACGGTGCGCAGCAGCCAGCGGCCGCTCCGGAAAAACCGGCTACTACTCCGCTGCCTGCCCATCAGCCGACTACGGCGGCGGATGCTCCGCAGCGTGACTCCAGCTTTATCGACGATCAGGGGCGTGCTCACGTTACGCGTATCGTTCCTGTTCCGAGCTATCTCAGCCGCCAGACTCGCTACTGGCTCTCGGAACCGATGTCGGACGCCGATCCACACGAGCCGCTCGCTCAGCGCCGCGCCGGCACGGACAAATGGGCACTGGGCGCGAGCAAGGAATGGCTCCGTCTTTATCCAGCCGAGCTAACGGAAGAAAAAATCGCGGGGGTTCCGGTGCGAATTATTGTGCCTGCCGACCTGCCTGCGGCCAACAAAGACAAGGTTCTGTTGAACCTGCACGGCGGGGGGTTCAACTCGGACTCCGGCAGCTATACCGAGACGATTCCCATGGCGGGGATGGCCAAAATCAAGGTGATTGCGGTGCTTTATCGTCTCGCTCCCGAGCATCCGTTCCCGGCGGCGCTTGACGATTCCATTGCGGTCTATCGCGAACTGCTCAAAACGCATAAGCCGGAGCAGATTGTGATCTACGGCACCTCTGCGGGCGCGATTCTCACTGGGGAAGTTGCCGTCAAACTCAAGCAGTCGGGGCTGCCTATGCCGGCGGCGCTTGGCATCTTCAGCGGCATGGGAGATTTCGCCCGCGCGGGAGATTCACTGGCGTTGTATTCTCTGCGCGGATTTTCGGGGCATCTCGACCCGCCGGATGACAATGCCCACGATCCGGAATATGTCGGCAGTCTCGATCCCAAAGATCCGGTGCTTTCGCCCATTTACGCCGATCTGCATGGAATGCCGCCGACTCTTTTTATCACCAGCGGGCGCGATTTACTGTTGAGCGGCACGATCAACCTGCACCGCGCCTTTTTGAATGCTGGAAATGACGCCAGGCTGGTGGTGTATGACGCACTTCCACATGCCTTCTGGTACAGCACCAAGCTTCCGGAGTCGCTTGAGGCCAATCACGTGATGGCTGATTTTATGGCGAAGCAGCTCGCGAAATAGCCGTCGCAATTCTGCAGAATTCTCTGGCCGGAAACTGGTTTTTCGGCCAGAGTGCCAGATACACTCATTGCCATGGTCCACAAAGGACGTCGCAAGCTCCCGTACGACCCCGAAGCAGCTCTCGATCATCTGCGCAAAGCCGATTCCAAGCTGGGCGCGCTGATTGACCGGGTACAAGTGACCTCTGGCGGCTTCGCTCTCGAGCTCGGCCACACGGGCACGCCTTTCACATCTTTGCTGGAATCGATCCTTTACCAGCAGCTACACGGCAAGGCGGCGGCGACGATTCACAAGCGCGTCCGGCTGCTCTATGGCGAGGACGATCCGCTCCCGCAGGCGCTGCTGGATACTCCGGAAGAGCTGCTGCGGGCTGCTGGTGTGTCGAGGAACAAGATCAAGGCGATGCGCGATCTGGCGACGCGGACCCTCGACGGAACTGTTCCCACGCACAAGGCTATTCTGCGCATGGAGAACGCCGAGATTATCGAGCGGCTTATTCAGGTCAAGGGCATCGGTACGTGGACGGTGGAGATGCTGCTCATTTTTCGACTTGGGCGACCTGATGTATTGCCGGTGACCGACTACGGGGTTCGCAAGGGATTTGCGCTGACTTTTCAGCGGATTCCGAAATCCCGCGCCTTAACCGTAGCCGATCTGCCTAAACCGGAAGTGATGCTCAGGCGGGCGAAGCGGTGGGCGCCTTATCGTTCGGTGGCGGCCTGGTATATGTGGCGGGCATGCGACCTGGCGATACTGGATAAAAAGATCCCGGAGAAGACATCCGCTTGAGAACTGGCTTTACCGGACTGGCCATACAGGGCGATGTTTCATTGGATAGTTCAAGAGATGGTTCAGGAGATAGTTCAATAGCGAACACTTCTGCCCGTTTCCTGCCAGCATCTGGCTAAGATCTGTCAGGATCTATCCGTCGTTAATCCACCGCCGAAGCAATTGCTCGTAGAATACGTTCAGCGGTCGTGCCGACCTGCTTGAGGAATCCGCCCTGATGGCCACTGCCAAGCACTTCGTCTGCATCCACGGACATTTCTACCAGCCCCCTCGCGAAAACCCCTGGTTGGAGACTGTCGAGACGCAGGACTCCGCCGCGCCGTATCACGATTGGAATGAGCGTATCTGCGCCGAGTGTTATGCGACGAATGGCGCTGCGCGCATCGTGAATACCGAGAATCAGATCACGCGCATCCTGAACAACTACGCCCGCATGAGCTTTAACTTTGGTCCGACTCTGCTGAGCTGGCTGTCGGAGAATGCGCAACGGACTTACCAGATGATTCGGGATGGCGAACGCCGCAGCCGCGAAGTTTTCGACGGCCACAGCTCGGCTATGGCGCAGGTCTACAACCACATCATCATGCCCCTGGCCAACGAGCGCGATCGTCTTACGCAGATTCGCTGGGGGATTGCGGACTATAAGCACCGTTTTGGGGTTGCTCCGGAAGGAATGTGGCTCGCGGAAACGGCCGCAGACAAGAGAACACTGGAGTTAATGGCCGAAGAGGGTGTACTTTTCACGGTACTCGCGCCACGGCAATGCCAGAGTGTACGCCCGATTGCGGCGGCCAAGGCTGCCGGCGATCCATCCCCGGCAACGCCGGAACGGATCGGTACTCCCAATGCCAGCGTCGATACCACCCACCCCTACCTGATTCGATTTGACTCGGGAAAATCGCTGGCTGTCTTTTTTTACGATGGTCCGACCTCGCGCGCGGTCGCTTTTGAAGGGCTGCTGGACTCCGGCGAGGGCTTTGCTGCGCGGCTTAAGCAGGGATTTCGCGAAAACAATCAGCCGCAACTTGTTCACATCGCAACCGACGGCGAAAGCTACGGACATCACCATCGGCACGGAGAAATGGCGTTAGCGTATGCCTTGCGATTGCTGGAGCAGGACAAGAACACCAAGCTGATCAACTACGGTAGTTTTCTCGCGCAGTTTCCGCCGCAATGGGAGGCGGAAATTTATGACAACTCCTCGTGGAGCTGCGATCACGGCGTGGAGCGCTGGCGCTCGAACTGCGGCTGCAATGGGGGCAAGGCGGGATGGAATCAACT of Acidicapsa ligni contains these proteins:
- the yajC gene encoding preprotein translocase subunit YajC, coding for MSFAMLAGGFNFGPGGSGFSLLLPVLMIGVVYLMMIRPQQKKQKVWAQMLSDLKTGDRITTTGGIRGTIISIKDDALTLRIAPDGIKIEVVKSSIASVTTQEEGSK
- the gatA gene encoding Asp-tRNA(Asn)/Glu-tRNA(Gln) amidotransferase subunit GatA is translated as MTETTSTEPLVEKPATIAALRAGIASGTTKATALAEHYYARIEAHNPLLNVYLSLTKERALQQAERVDALAAKGDPLPPLAGIPLGIKDVLVTRGAPATAGSAILKGYEPPYDATSVARLQAAGAVLLGKINCDEFAMGSSNENSAYGPVRNPVDTDRVPGGSSGGSAAAVAANLAVATLGTDTGGSIRQPASFCGVVGVLPTYGRVSRYGLIAFASSLDRVGPFAGNVRDAAEILGVIAGHDASDATSSRLPVGDYVAESDKDVKGLKIGIPQEYFGEGLDPEVRAAVETGIDALRAAGCEIKPISLKHTSYAIPTYYLVATAEASANLARFDGVRYGYRSPRATNLASMYKLSREEAFGPEVKRRILLGTYALSAGYYDAYYKKAQQVRRLLAEEFLTAFAGVDAIVTPTAPTAAFKLGEKTDDPLAMYLADIYTVTASLAGICGVTVPCGATSSGLPVGMQVLATHFGEGTAFRVARAVETAQA
- the gatC gene encoding Asp-tRNA(Asn)/Glu-tRNA(Gln) amidotransferase subunit GatC, which translates into the protein MSADVSIEEVERVAELANLDLEADEKPRMQRDLNAILGYVAQLSELDTKGIEPMAQVSDLLDSIQDAGHGAELRTDALRPSLDRTAVMSQAPDTDGTFFKTPKVIER
- a CDS encoding alpha/beta hydrolase codes for the protein MRHLSSLTLLFAASFSTAVFYGAQQPAAAPEKPATTPLPAHQPTTAADAPQRDSSFIDDQGRAHVTRIVPVPSYLSRQTRYWLSEPMSDADPHEPLAQRRAGTDKWALGASKEWLRLYPAELTEEKIAGVPVRIIVPADLPAANKDKVLLNLHGGGFNSDSGSYTETIPMAGMAKIKVIAVLYRLAPEHPFPAALDDSIAVYRELLKTHKPEQIVIYGTSAGAILTGEVAVKLKQSGLPMPAALGIFSGMGDFARAGDSLALYSLRGFSGHLDPPDDNAHDPEYVGSLDPKDPVLSPIYADLHGMPPTLFITSGRDLLLSGTINLHRAFLNAGNDARLVVYDALPHAFWYSTKLPESLEANHVMADFMAKQLAK
- a CDS encoding DNA-3-methyladenine glycosylase family protein, which produces MPDTLIAMVHKGRRKLPYDPEAALDHLRKADSKLGALIDRVQVTSGGFALELGHTGTPFTSLLESILYQQLHGKAAATIHKRVRLLYGEDDPLPQALLDTPEELLRAAGVSRNKIKAMRDLATRTLDGTVPTHKAILRMENAEIIERLIQVKGIGTWTVEMLLIFRLGRPDVLPVTDYGVRKGFALTFQRIPKSRALTVADLPKPEVMLRRAKRWAPYRSVAAWYMWRACDLAILDKKIPEKTSA